Proteins from one Bacteroides mediterraneensis genomic window:
- a CDS encoding glycoside hydrolase family 43 protein, translating to MRDCQVLKDGEKWYMTATTRVSNNLKDLKGAIVPGVPLYESDDLLNWKFVKTIVETPDSTSWYYRRFWAPEIHKIKGLYYVTFNCSNPDYGYVGQWMGYAVADNIYGPYTVVTKNKPLANGNDLTLFEDTDGKVWAFWNRGREFGIGFAQIDLENGKFLTEPKTAITPGKVKFEYDKNKKLVNEPGYDGRPIPKVKKYYDWDSIGIEGAYVIKRNDIYYLFYSSWTRGYEIGYATSKSIEGPWIKAKDNPIYGAMTESVCKKNGFNWEGDKNSPFIHVGHNEVFIGPDGRYWLSCHGIVKDKPNQPMLVIDPIDFYEDNRIIKRNPSYTKQNINLK from the coding sequence ATTAGAGATTGTCAAGTCTTAAAAGATGGGGAAAAATGGTATATGACTGCTACGACTAGAGTTAGTAATAATCTTAAAGATTTGAAAGGTGCTATTGTACCAGGTGTTCCACTTTATGAATCAGACGATTTATTGAATTGGAAATTCGTAAAGACTATAGTGGAAACTCCTGATTCAACTTCTTGGTATTATAGACGTTTTTGGGCCCCGGAAATACATAAAATAAAAGGTCTATATTATGTGACGTTCAATTGTTCCAACCCTGATTATGGTTATGTTGGTCAATGGATGGGATATGCTGTAGCTGATAATATCTATGGTCCTTATACCGTAGTAACTAAAAATAAACCTCTTGCAAATGGGAATGATTTGACATTGTTTGAGGATACAGATGGTAAGGTATGGGCGTTTTGGAATAGAGGACGTGAGTTTGGTATAGGATTTGCTCAAATAGATCTTGAAAATGGAAAGTTCCTTACAGAGCCTAAAACAGCAATAACTCCCGGAAAAGTAAAATTTGAGTACGATAAAAACAAAAAGCTTGTAAATGAACCCGGATACGATGGCCGCCCTATTCCAAAAGTGAAAAAATACTACGATTGGGACTCTATAGGAATTGAAGGTGCTTATGTTATAAAAAGAAATGATATATATTATCTCTTTTATTCAAGTTGGACAAGAGGATATGAGATAGGATATGCAACTTCTAAATCTATTGAAGGTCCTTGGATAAAAGCAAAAGATAATCCTATATATGGTGCTATGACAGAGAGTGTATGTAAAAAAAATGGTTTTAATTGGGAAGGTGATAAAAATTCTCCTTTTATTCATGTTGGCCATAATGAAGTTTTTATAGGTCCAGATGGCAGGTATTGGTTATCTTGTCATGGTATTGTAAAAGATAAACCTAATCAGCCAATGTTGGTTATTGATCCTATTGATTTTTATGAGGATAATAGGATTATAAAAAGGAATCCATCTTATACAAAACAAAATATAAATCTTAAGTAG